A genomic stretch from Bradyrhizobium sp. 195 includes:
- a CDS encoding adenylate/guanylate cyclase domain-containing protein, with translation MPKFLRIGVHQSNVSGYTSKAWCVRRVGPAVFLKWGAVEVQGAGDGRRVYWTRLPQEKTVRCGTVQRAQDYAKAAIARRRNHRYEPMAGSIVLQRRSAERSAELKQALATILIVDIVGSTAKAAKLGDARWTKIMGHYYAAVRKELKSSRGKEVVTTGDGILATFKAPAAGVGCATAIRQAVRTLGLDIRVGLHAGEYKVSGGEMVGLAFHIGTRVAAKARAGEVLVSSAVRDLMAQSEIRFRDHGVHQLKGVPARWRLFRVED, from the coding sequence ATGCCCAAATTCCTTCGCATCGGAGTCCATCAGTCGAATGTGTCGGGGTACACGTCGAAGGCGTGGTGCGTCAGGCGGGTTGGCCCGGCGGTCTTCCTGAAGTGGGGCGCCGTGGAGGTTCAGGGCGCCGGCGATGGGCGAAGGGTCTACTGGACACGTCTGCCGCAGGAGAAGACGGTTCGCTGCGGCACCGTGCAACGGGCCCAGGACTATGCCAAGGCCGCGATCGCCCGGCGCCGTAACCATCGCTATGAACCGATGGCCGGATCGATCGTGCTTCAGCGCCGATCGGCCGAGCGCAGCGCCGAGCTCAAGCAGGCGCTGGCCACGATCCTGATCGTCGACATCGTCGGCTCCACCGCAAAAGCCGCAAAGCTCGGCGATGCGCGCTGGACCAAAATCATGGGCCACTATTACGCCGCCGTGCGCAAGGAGCTGAAGAGCTCGCGCGGCAAGGAAGTCGTGACCACGGGCGACGGCATATTGGCGACGTTCAAGGCGCCGGCGGCCGGGGTCGGCTGCGCGACCGCGATCCGCCAGGCGGTGCGTACATTGGGGCTCGACATCAGGGTCGGGCTGCATGCGGGCGAATACAAGGTGAGCGGGGGCGAGATGGTGGGCCTTGCCTTTCACATCGGCACGCGCGTCGCCGCCAAAGCGCGCGCCGGCGAGGTCTTGGTCTCGAGCGCGGTCAGGGACCTGATGGCGCAGTCAGAGATCCGGTTCAGGGATCACGGCGTGCACCAGCTCAAGGGCGTGCCGGCGCGATGGCGCCTGTTCCGGGTGGAGGATTGA
- a CDS encoding L,D-transpeptidase, which yields MKNRLTTAQSTLAMRRWGPPGLVTLAAMIAFSALTPAGAAKQARQPAEAVAQRQAGEPIMAIVSIKGQQVTFYDAEGWILRAPVSTGTTGRETPAGVFAIVEKDKDHRSTMYDDAWMPNMQRITWNGIALHGGPLPGYAASHGCVRMPFGFAENLFDKTNIGMRVIISPEDAAPIDIAHPLLFTPKREAIAAAPSRVDKVSVEADEAIRVADEAKKAASAAAKEAASLPASLRKLEQQKARADAELAFADKTLANAKTDQARAKAEELKQKAATRAADAATQLDAAKAVAQPKRDAVAATKEAAKAAAARKAEAVKAATDAKLALEPVSVYISRATQKLYVRRNTHKPAPDGGGEVFDTSIEVPVRIHNPDQPIGTHIFTAMAKTDTGLRWSAVTIENGDEARNALDRITIPQEVWDRIGPTALPRSSIIISDEPLSSETNYRTEFVAVLSNQPQGGFITRKPTAPAMIASDDGWDNGGNGFGFFYQRDPYVQPANPRRQRGQYQYYQSTQPMQRSWW from the coding sequence ATGAAAAACCGACTGACGACGGCGCAATCCACCTTGGCGATGCGGCGTTGGGGCCCTCCCGGACTTGTGACGCTGGCGGCAATGATCGCGTTTTCCGCCCTGACCCCAGCCGGGGCGGCCAAGCAGGCGCGCCAGCCGGCTGAGGCGGTGGCGCAGCGGCAGGCCGGCGAGCCGATCATGGCGATCGTGTCGATCAAGGGTCAACAAGTCACTTTCTACGATGCCGAGGGCTGGATCCTGCGCGCGCCGGTGTCGACCGGGACCACGGGACGCGAGACGCCGGCCGGCGTGTTCGCCATCGTCGAGAAGGACAAGGATCACCGCTCGACCATGTATGACGATGCCTGGATGCCGAACATGCAGCGCATCACCTGGAACGGCATCGCGCTGCATGGCGGACCGCTGCCCGGCTATGCCGCGTCGCACGGCTGCGTGCGCATGCCGTTCGGCTTTGCCGAGAATCTGTTCGACAAGACGAACATCGGGATGCGGGTGATCATCTCGCCCGAGGACGCGGCCCCGATCGATATCGCTCATCCCCTGCTGTTCACGCCGAAGCGCGAAGCCATCGCGGCGGCGCCGAGCCGTGTCGACAAGGTCTCCGTCGAAGCCGACGAGGCGATTCGGGTCGCCGACGAGGCCAAGAAGGCCGCATCAGCGGCCGCGAAGGAAGCCGCCTCGCTCCCCGCATCGCTGCGCAAGCTCGAACAGCAGAAGGCCCGCGCAGACGCCGAGCTCGCCTTCGCTGACAAGACGCTCGCGAACGCAAAAACCGACCAGGCCCGCGCCAAGGCGGAGGAGTTGAAGCAGAAGGCCGCGACCAGGGCCGCCGACGCGGCAACGCAGCTCGATGCCGCCAAGGCCGTCGCGCAGCCGAAGCGCGATGCCGTCGCCGCCACGAAGGAGGCCGCGAAGGCCGCCGCGGCCAGGAAGGCCGAGGCCGTGAAGGCTGCGACCGACGCCAAGCTCGCGCTCGAGCCGGTCTCGGTCTACATCAGTCGCGCGACACAGAAGCTCTACGTCCGGCGGAACACGCACAAGCCGGCGCCCGATGGTGGCGGCGAGGTGTTCGATACCAGCATCGAGGTTCCCGTTAGGATCCACAATCCCGACCAGCCGATCGGCACGCACATCTTCACCGCGATGGCAAAGACCGATACGGGCCTGCGCTGGAGCGCGGTCACGATCGAGAACGGCGACGAGGCCAGGAATGCGCTCGACCGGATCACCATCCCGCAGGAGGTGTGGGATCGCATCGGGCCGACCGCGCTGCCGCGCTCCTCGATCATCATCTCGGACGAGCCGCTGAGCAGCGAGACCAATTACCGTACCGAATTCGTCGCGGTGCTCAGCAACCAGCCGCAAGGCGGCTTCATCACGCGCAAGCCGACCGCGCCTGCCATGATCGCCAGTGATGACGGCTGGGACAACGGCGGCAACGGCTTCGGCTTCTTCTACCAGCGTGATCCCTACGTACAGCCGGCCAATCCGCGCCGGCAGCGTGGCCAGTACCAATATTATCAGTCGACGCAGCCGATGCAGCGGAGCTGGTGGTAG
- a CDS encoding alpha/beta fold hydrolase, which yields MEVAAAGRKAMDRSCEREVRCFYAGTPAHPVYVDHLQSPRPATGRAPVVMIHGAGHTGTCYLATPDGRPGWAPRFAAAGRDVFVPDWPGHGRSPQPADFPRLGTADVATSLLALIEQIGPSVLLVHSASGPMAWWMAERRPDLVRAVIGIAPGPPANLLRDLPDDPAAILALRDDAGVGHPVYSDETRPVRLTAEFAAAYWAGTPRFPQRAFENYCRSFAPESARILNERFNIGGRGLRIDDPERLRDTPVMIVTGDCDPRHPRDVDAATAGYLGAEFVWLPDRDIEGNGHMMMIEDNSDDLAALILAWLDALKC from the coding sequence ATGGAGGTGGCGGCCGCCGGCCGGAAGGCGATGGACCGGTCGTGCGAGCGCGAGGTTCGGTGCTTCTATGCGGGAACGCCGGCTCATCCGGTCTATGTCGACCATTTGCAATCGCCGCGGCCTGCCACGGGCAGGGCGCCGGTCGTCATGATCCATGGCGCCGGCCACACCGGGACCTGCTATCTCGCCACGCCGGACGGACGGCCGGGCTGGGCGCCGCGTTTCGCGGCGGCAGGCCGGGACGTGTTCGTGCCGGATTGGCCCGGTCACGGCCGTTCGCCGCAACCGGCGGATTTTCCGCGGCTGGGGACCGCTGACGTCGCGACCTCGCTGCTGGCGCTGATCGAGCAGATCGGCCCTTCCGTGCTGCTGGTGCATTCGGCGAGCGGGCCGATGGCATGGTGGATGGCGGAGCGGCGCCCCGATCTCGTTCGCGCGGTGATCGGCATCGCGCCGGGACCGCCGGCCAACCTGCTGCGCGACCTGCCCGACGATCCCGCGGCGATTCTCGCTCTGCGCGATGACGCCGGCGTCGGTCATCCCGTCTATTCGGATGAGACGAGGCCAGTGCGGCTGACGGCGGAATTCGCTGCGGCCTATTGGGCGGGCACGCCGCGCTTTCCGCAGCGAGCCTTTGAAAACTACTGCCGCTCGTTCGCGCCGGAGAGCGCGCGAATCCTGAATGAGCGCTTCAACATCGGCGGGCGCGGGCTCAGGATCGACGATCCCGAACGTCTGCGTGACACGCCGGTCATGATCGTGACCGGGGACTGCGATCCGCGGCACCCGCGCGACGTCGATGCGGCGACGGCCGGCTATCTCGGCGCGGAGTTCGTCTGGCTTCCGGATCGCGACATCGAGGGGAACGGTCACATGATGATGATCGAGGACAACAGCGACGATCTCGCGGCCCTGATCCTGGCCTGGCTCGACGCCCTCAAGTGCTGA
- a CDS encoding ABC transporter substrate-binding protein — protein MKWIARALLLFALPVAAQAQVSGDVVKLGVLTDMAGVTADITGKGSLVAAEMAADEIGGKVLGKPIQIISADHQHKADVGTAIARRWFDVEDVDAIVDVPNSGVALAVQGLAREKKRIVLYSGPGTTALTNEQCSPYGFHWTYDTYAVSHGTASAVVKAGGSSWFILASDYAFGHQLQQDATSVITSSGGKVLGAVRHPLNTPDFSSFLLSAQSSGAKVIGLANAGNDTVNAMRQAGEFGLVQGGQNLAALILFLQDVHALGLKDAQGTYLTTASYWDMNEATRAWSKAFMAKTGMMPSMLHAGVYGAVRHYLKAIASAGTDDADRVAAAMKALPIEDVFSEDARIREDGRVIRTMYLVRVKKPSDSKYPWDYFEIVRKIPPEETVWPLADSKCSQASRVSR, from the coding sequence ATGAAATGGATTGCGCGCGCTCTGTTGCTGTTTGCGCTTCCCGTGGCCGCACAGGCGCAAGTCAGCGGCGACGTCGTCAAGCTCGGTGTCTTGACCGACATGGCCGGCGTCACCGCCGACATTACCGGCAAGGGCTCCCTGGTCGCCGCGGAGATGGCCGCGGACGAAATCGGCGGCAAGGTCCTGGGCAAGCCGATCCAGATCATCTCGGCCGATCACCAGCACAAGGCCGATGTCGGTACGGCCATTGCGCGCCGCTGGTTTGATGTCGAGGATGTCGATGCGATCGTCGACGTACCCAATTCCGGCGTCGCGCTCGCGGTGCAGGGCCTTGCTCGCGAGAAGAAGCGGATCGTCCTCTATTCCGGTCCCGGCACGACGGCGCTCACCAACGAGCAGTGCTCGCCTTACGGCTTTCACTGGACTTACGACACCTACGCCGTGTCGCACGGCACCGCATCCGCAGTTGTCAAGGCCGGCGGCAGCAGCTGGTTCATCCTGGCCTCGGACTATGCCTTCGGTCATCAGCTCCAGCAGGACGCGACCAGCGTGATTACCTCCTCGGGCGGCAAAGTACTGGGCGCCGTGCGCCATCCGCTCAATACGCCGGATTTTTCATCGTTCCTGCTGAGCGCGCAGTCCTCGGGCGCCAAGGTGATCGGCCTAGCCAATGCCGGGAACGATACGGTCAACGCGATGCGGCAGGCCGGCGAGTTCGGGCTGGTGCAGGGCGGCCAAAACCTCGCCGCACTGATCCTCTTTCTCCAGGATGTGCACGCGCTCGGCCTCAAGGACGCGCAAGGCACCTACCTGACCACGGCGTCCTACTGGGACATGAACGAGGCGACGCGTGCCTGGTCGAAAGCGTTCATGGCGAAGACCGGCATGATGCCGTCGATGCTGCACGCCGGCGTCTACGGCGCGGTGCGTCACTATCTCAAAGCCATCGCCAGCGCCGGCACCGATGACGCTGACCGGGTTGCGGCGGCCATGAAGGCGCTTCCGATCGAGGACGTCTTCTCGGAGGATGCCCGAATCCGCGAGGACGGGCGCGTCATCCGGACCATGTATCTGGTCCGCGTCAAGAAGCCGTCGGATTCGAAATACCCCTGGGACTATTTCGAGATCGTGCGCAAAATTCCGCCCGAAGAGACGGTCTGGCCGCTCGCGGACAGCAAATGTTCGCAGGCCAGTCGCGTGAGCCGCTGA
- a CDS encoding HutD/Ves family protein, giving the protein MKTTLLKPEDYTRSPWKNGGGIFTDIAGAWREDAPAKDWSSLLWRFASTPIVAPGPFSHMPGINRLQMVVNGRGLVLKSPAQDFDEREPFTTVRFTGETEIVTALEAGPVEVVNLMARRGAAEIALVALREPGERPLAAGTHLVYAARGDCRIRLGLKDFSLSHEDTLKVELTAASRLTLVSGLAVLASIRLSG; this is encoded by the coding sequence TTGAAAACCACGCTGCTCAAACCTGAAGACTACACCCGCTCGCCCTGGAAGAACGGCGGCGGCATCTTCACCGACATTGCGGGCGCCTGGCGCGAAGATGCGCCGGCGAAGGATTGGAGCAGCCTGCTCTGGCGCTTTGCGAGCACGCCGATCGTGGCGCCCGGTCCGTTCTCCCATATGCCCGGCATCAACCGCTTGCAGATGGTCGTCAATGGCCGCGGGCTGGTGCTGAAGTCGCCCGCGCAGGATTTTGACGAGCGTGAACCTTTTACGACGGTGCGCTTCACCGGCGAGACGGAGATCGTGACCGCACTCGAGGCAGGGCCCGTCGAGGTCGTGAACCTGATGGCGCGGCGCGGGGCTGCCGAGATCGCGCTCGTGGCGCTGCGCGAGCCCGGCGAGCGGCCGCTTGCCGCCGGCACGCATCTGGTTTACGCAGCCCGCGGCGATTGCCGCATTCGCCTCGGGCTTAAGGATTTTTCACTTTCGCACGAAGACACGCTGAAGGTGGAGCTCACCGCGGCCTCAAGGCTCACGCTCGTCTCGGGTCTGGCCGTGCTGGCGTCGATCCGGCTCAGCGGCTAG
- a CDS encoding adenylate/guanylate cyclase domain-containing protein — MNAPDNNAPTQADGVVDWLTNGTRDERFIDDIFAQMCIRLQQVGIPLKRSTLHILINHPQWLGARFIWSDGMREAEIALVDYDVRERSEYIGSAANEMQEGATEVRENLERDPSLGRKHALYDEMRSLGLTDYVAWPLYHTLGKRHLITFATDRPGGFDHAHIAALKKLLPVLSLVSEIRIKNRFARTLLETYVGSHAAELILAGATRRGTGTTVRAAIMICDLRDFTKISDNWPRDDVIDLLNDYFDAMSEPIARHGGEILKFIGDGLLAIFPLQAPDACANLLHAVTEARQAMAALNERNSATSRAPLNYGIGVHVGDVMYGNIGSTSRLDFTVIGPAVNMASRLEALTKQLGRTVLLSRDFAELVEPKFELEHVGKHEVRGFSDPIELFAYQG; from the coding sequence ATGAACGCGCCAGACAACAATGCCCCCACGCAAGCAGACGGCGTCGTCGATTGGCTGACCAACGGCACGCGCGACGAGCGCTTCATCGACGACATCTTCGCGCAAATGTGCATCCGCCTCCAGCAGGTGGGCATTCCGCTCAAGCGGTCGACGCTTCACATCCTCATCAATCACCCGCAATGGCTTGGCGCCCGGTTCATCTGGTCCGACGGAATGCGGGAGGCGGAGATTGCACTGGTCGACTACGACGTTCGCGAGCGGTCCGAATATATCGGCAGCGCCGCCAACGAGATGCAGGAGGGCGCGACCGAGGTGCGGGAGAATCTCGAACGGGACCCCTCGCTCGGCCGCAAGCACGCGCTCTACGACGAGATGCGATCGCTGGGCCTTACCGACTATGTGGCATGGCCGCTCTACCATACGCTCGGCAAGCGGCATCTCATCACTTTCGCGACCGACCGGCCCGGCGGCTTCGATCACGCGCATATCGCCGCCCTCAAGAAGCTCCTGCCGGTGCTTTCGCTGGTCAGCGAGATCCGCATCAAGAACCGCTTCGCGCGCACCCTGCTCGAGACCTATGTCGGCTCCCATGCCGCCGAGCTCATCCTGGCAGGCGCGACCCGGCGCGGCACCGGCACGACGGTCCGTGCCGCGATCATGATCTGCGACTTGCGTGATTTCACCAAAATCTCCGACAATTGGCCGCGCGACGACGTCATTGATCTGCTCAACGATTATTTCGACGCGATGTCCGAACCGATCGCGCGGCACGGCGGCGAGATCCTGAAATTCATCGGCGACGGCCTGCTCGCGATCTTTCCGCTTCAAGCGCCCGACGCCTGCGCAAATCTGCTCCATGCCGTGACGGAAGCCCGTCAGGCCATGGCCGCCCTGAATGAAAGAAACAGTGCGACCAGCCGCGCGCCGCTGAACTACGGCATCGGCGTCCATGTCGGCGACGTCATGTACGGCAATATCGGATCAACCAGCCGGCTCGACTTCACCGTGATCGGTCCTGCCGTCAACATGGCCTCCCGCCTCGAAGCCCTCACCAAGCAGTTGGGACGAACGGTGCTGCTGTCACGCGACTTCGCGGAACTGGTGGAGCCGAAGTTCGAGCTGGAGCACGTCGGCAAGCACGAGGTGCGCGGCTTCAGCGATCCGATCGAGCTGTTCGCCTATCAGGGGTGA
- a CDS encoding class I SAM-dependent methyltransferase — translation MSDTDKVFAGSIPKIYDEYLVPMIFSVYAEDIARRVAARTPSALLEIAAGTGAVTRAVAAALPRGIRYVATDLNEPMLAVAAQRQADDDRITWRQADAMALPFGDAEFDVVCCQFGAMFFPDRVKAYGEVKRVLKRDGTFVFNVWDRIEDNLLTHEATIALEKLFPDDPPRFMVRTPHGYYDKTVIRTDLERAGFRDISIETRSEISRAPSPEYVALALCQGTPLRSEIEARDASKLQAATDIVAETIRSRHGAGPVEGKIQAIVIEARP, via the coding sequence ATGTCCGACACTGACAAGGTTTTCGCCGGCTCGATTCCGAAAATCTACGACGAGTATCTCGTCCCGATGATCTTCTCCGTCTACGCGGAGGACATCGCACGGCGCGTCGCCGCCCGCACTCCCTCCGCGCTGCTCGAGATCGCCGCGGGCACCGGCGCAGTGACGCGCGCCGTGGCGGCGGCGCTGCCGCGCGGCATCCGTTATGTCGCGACCGACCTCAACGAGCCCATGCTCGCGGTCGCCGCACAGCGCCAGGCGGATGACGATCGCATCACCTGGCGCCAGGCGGACGCAATGGCCCTGCCCTTCGGCGACGCCGAGTTCGACGTGGTCTGCTGCCAGTTCGGCGCGATGTTCTTTCCCGACCGCGTCAAGGCCTACGGAGAGGTCAAGCGCGTGCTGAAGCGCGACGGCACATTCGTATTCAATGTCTGGGATCGGATCGAGGACAATTTGCTCACGCATGAAGCCACGATCGCGCTGGAAAAATTGTTTCCCGACGACCCGCCGCGATTCATGGTCCGCACGCCGCACGGCTATTACGACAAGACCGTCATCAGAACCGACCTCGAACGCGCCGGCTTCCGCGACATCTCGATCGAGACGCGATCTGAAATCAGTCGCGCGCCGTCGCCCGAATACGTCGCGCTCGCCCTCTGCCAGGGCACGCCGCTGCGCAGCGAGATCGAGGCAAGGGATGCCAGCAAGCTGCAGGCTGCGACCGACATCGTCGCCGAGACGATCCGTTCGCGTCATGGCGCCGGACCGGTGGAAGGCAAGATTCAGGCTATCGTGATCGAAGCGCGACCGTAG
- a CDS encoding MarR family winged helix-turn-helix transcriptional regulator, whose amino-acid sequence MRLSRKSTRGTQKSVSPEREPLSAVVGGTELQIAYRMGYVLNFYREPSFRRIEMELDLTRPEIVTLIFLNYREGVTASEICEFSGHLKANISRGIIALEKKKLIRRAADKTDSRRQQLFRTAAGRALYAKYIPTLREREQAMLACLTRTERSEFERLLDKLAAHVPQWAALDEL is encoded by the coding sequence ATGAGACTATCTCGAAAGTCGACGCGCGGCACGCAAAAGAGCGTTTCACCGGAGCGGGAGCCGCTCTCCGCAGTGGTCGGCGGCACCGAACTCCAGATCGCCTACAGGATGGGCTACGTGCTGAACTTCTACCGCGAGCCGTCGTTTCGACGGATCGAGATGGAGCTCGACCTGACGCGACCGGAGATCGTCACACTGATCTTCCTGAATTATCGCGAAGGCGTGACGGCGAGCGAGATCTGCGAATTCTCCGGCCATCTCAAGGCCAATATCAGCCGCGGCATCATCGCGCTGGAGAAGAAGAAGCTGATACGGCGCGCCGCCGACAAGACCGACAGCCGCCGCCAGCAATTGTTCAGGACGGCGGCCGGCCGCGCGCTCTACGCAAAATACATCCCGACCCTGCGCGAGCGGGAGCAAGCCATGCTGGCCTGCCTCACGCGCACCGAACGCAGCGAATTCGAGCGCCTGCTCGACAAGCTCGCCGCGCACGTCCCGCAATGGGCCGCGCTCGACGAACTCTGA